TGACGTACTCGCCCTTGACGTTGAGGTAGTCGAGGTAGAAGGCGTGCTCCCACATGTCGAGCTGGGAGATCGGGATGAGCGTCGCGGGGATGTTCGACTGCTGGTCGTAGAGCTGGACGATGACCAGCCGCTGACCGAGCGTGTCCCACGCGGTGATGGCCCAGCCCGAGCCCTGGATGCCGAGGGCGACCTGCTCGAACTGCGCGCGGTACGCGTCGAACGAACCGAAGTTGTCCTCGATGGCGGCCGCCAGCTCGCCGGTCGGCTTGTCGCCGCCGTCCGGCGAGAGGTTCTTCCAGAAGATCGAGTGGTTGATGTGACCGCCGAGGTTGAACGCGAGGTTCTTCTCGAGCAGGTTGATCGTGTCGAACTCCTGGACCGAACGCGCCTCTTCGAGCTTCTCGAGGGCGGTGTTCAGGCCGTTGACGTAGTTCTGGTGGTGCTTGGTGTGGTGAAGCTCCATGATCTTGCCCGAGATGTGGGGATCCAATGCCCCATAGTCATAGGGCAGTTCCGGCAGCGTGTAATCGGCCACTGGTCCTCCTGGTCGTCGTAGGTGATCGTCTTCAGGGTCAAGTCTCAGTCTGTCAGTTGAATTCCCTCGGGCAAGGTCGGGCCGGATCGCGGGACACCCGGCAGTAGGCTGTTCCCGTGGCAGGCAAGCGGATCCGCCGGGTCGAAGGCTCGGACGACGTCGAGGCCACGACGCCCTCCGAGGACGTCGTGGTCTCTCAGGCCGCGCCTGCTCCGATCGCCGAGCCCCGCCGTCCTGCCGCCCCCGCGGCCTCGAAGCCGGCCGCACCCGCCGCCGAGGAGAGGGAGCCCCAGCCGTCGCTGAAGGACGAGCTGTTCACGATCCCCAACCTGCTCAGTGCCGTCCGGATCGTCCTGGTCCCGGTCTTCCTGTGGCTCGTGCTGGTGCCCGAGGCAGACCTGCTCGCGATCGGCGTGCTCGTGGTCTCGGGGATCACCGACTACCTCGACGGCAAGATCGCCCGCGCCACGGGTCGCACCACGCGGCTGGGCGCTCTCCTGGATCCGGTCGCCGACCGGCTCTACATCCTCGCCGTCGTCGTCGGTCTCGGTCTGCGCGACATCATCCCGTGGTGGCTCGCGGTGATCCTGCCCCTGCGGGACGTCGTGCTGTTCTCCCTCGTGCCGTTCCTGCGCACCCGCGGCTTCAGTGCCCTGCCCGTGCACTTCCTGGGCAAGGCGGCCACCGCCGGCCTGTTGTACGCCTTCCCGCTGCTGCTGCTGGGCGACGGGGACGGAGCGGTGGCCAACCTGGCCCGGGTCTTCGGCTGGGCGTTCACCATCTGGGGCGTGGCGCTGTACTGGTGGGCCGGAATCCTGTACGCCGTGCAGGTGCGCCGCCTGCTGGCCTCGACCCCGCGGACGCCGTGAGTCGCCAGTCCGTCTCCGGCTCGTCGGTCGAGGAGGCCGAGTCCATCCTCGAGCGGTTGGCCGCCACGGCTCTCGACGACGACTACTACGTCGCCCACGACACCCCGCCGCGACCCGTCGCCAAGGTGCTCACCGCGGTGATGGCGGGCGTCTTCGGTCTGCTGGTCACGGTCGCCGCGGTCCAGACGCGCATCGACCGGCCGGCGACCGAGGCCGAGCGGAACGCGCTGATCGAGAACATCCGCGTGCGTGAGGATCTCGTCAAGAGCAAGCAGGAGACGGTCGTGGGTCTCCAACAGCAGATCGCCGACCTGCAGGCCGAGTCCGTCGTCGACGGCCCGGGAACCGCCGGGCTGCGGGTCGCCGCCGGTTCCGTCGCCGTCGAGGGACCGGGTGTCGTCCTCACGGTCGAGTCCTCGGCGAACGAGGACCGCCCGGGTGGGCGACTCACCGACACCGACCTGCAGTTGGTCGTCAACGGACTGTGGCTCGCGGGCGCCGAGGCCGTCTCGGTCGGAGGGCACCGGCTGACCGCCACCTCCGCGATCCGTTCGGCGGGGGAGGCCATCACGGTGAACTACCGGTCCGTGACCGAGCCGATCGTCGTCGAGGCGATCGGTGACGAGGACGTGCTCCGCAGCCGGTGGGAGGAGGGCCCGTCAGGTCGGTATCTCGCCGCGCGGGCCGAGGCCGATGGCATCGGGTACGACGTGCAAGGATCAGACGACGTCGAGCTGGACGCCGCTCCCGAAGCGCGGTTGTCCGTCTCGGCCGAACCACTCAGGAGGAGCGAGTCGTGATCCCGGTCATCGGTCTGGTCGTCGGCGTCACGATCGGCCTGATCCTGCAGCCGACCGTCCCCACGAGCCTGCAGCCCTACGTGCCGATCGCGATCATCGCCGCGTTGGACGCCGTGCTCGGGGCCGCGCGGGCGTTCCTGGAAGGCCGCTTCGACGACCGGGTCTTCGTGATCTCGTTCGTCTCGAACGTCGCCATCGCCGCGGTGATGGTCTTCGTCGGCGACCAGCTCGGCGTGGGCTCGCAGCTGTCGACCGGTGTCATCGTCGTCCTGGGCATCCGCATCTTCGCCAACGCCGCCGCGATCCGCAGGTTGATCTTCCATGCCTGAGACGTTCTCGTTGCGTACCGCCCTGCGCCGTCGGTCGAGTTGGATCGTCGGTCTGTTGATCGGCCTGCTCGCCTTCACCGTGACGGTGCAGTGGCGCGAGGGCGACGAGACCGACGACTTCAGCGGCGTGCGCGGTATCGAGCTGGCCGAGCTGTTGAAGTCGCTCGACGCCACGAACGCACGGCTCACCCAGCAGATCGAGACCCTCGAGGCGTCCCGCGACGACCTGCGCGACTCGACCAAGAGCACCGCTGAGGCGCGCGAGGCCGCGGTCCTGCGCGCCAACGCCCTGGCGATCCTCTCCGGCACGGTCGGCGCCGAGGGCCCCGGCATCGAGATCACGATCACCGCGCCTCCCGGGGCGGTGACGGCGTCGGTGCTGCTGGACGCCGTGCAGGAGATGCGCGACGCCGGCGCCGAGGTGATCTCGCTGAACGGGGTCGCCCGCGTGGTCGCCCAGACCTGGTTCCTCGACGACGACGCCGGCGTGCGGGTCAGCGGACGCCTGTTGAAGCCGCCGTACGTCATGGAGGTGATCGGCGACCCCGACACCCTCGCCGACGCGGTGACCTTCCGCGGCGGCCTGGCCGACCGCGTCGAGGGACGCGGGGGAGAGGTCGGCGTCGAGGAGCGTCGCCGGATCCGGATCACCGCCGTGGCCGATGACCCCGAGCCCCAGTACGCTCGACCCGCGAACGACTGACGCGTGACGATGGAGGAGCCAGCGTGATCCCTGAGGACCTGTTCTACAGCGCAGAGCACGAGTGGGTACGCCTGGAGGGCGATGTCGCCATCATCGGCATCACCGACTTCGCCCAGGACCAGCTCGGCGACATCGTGTACGTCGATCTGCCCGCCGAGGGCGAGTCCCTCGAGTCGGGCACCGTGGTCGGCGAGCTCGAGTCCACGAAGTCGGTCTCCGACGTCTTCACGCCCGTCTCCGGCGAGGTCATCGCCCGCAACGACGCCCTCGAGGCCACGCCCGAGGTCATCAACTCCGACCCCTACGGCGAGGGCTGGCTGATCAAGGTCCGTACCAGCGGCGAGGACCCGACCGACGGACTGCTCACGGCCGAGGCGTACTCGGCTGTGGTGAGCGCCTGACCCTGCCCATGGGCGGGTGTTAGGTTGGGGGCGAACGAACCTTGAACCCCGACTTGAGCGAAAGCCTCAAGTTGTACTTGAGACGGAGTTGATCGCGGTGACGACGCCGGACGGTTTCGACGACACGAACTTCATCCCGGTCATCGACGCCGACACCGAGGAGATGTCGGCGGGCGACGTGTTCGCCGTCGAGAACCTCCCGGTCGGCAACGCGATGCTGCTCGTCCAGCGCGGACCGGACGCCGGCTCACGCTTCCTGCTCGACCAGGACGTGGTCTCGGCGGGACGTCATCCCTCCAGCGACATCTTCCTCGACGACATCAGCGTCTCGCGCCGGCACGCGACCTTCTCGCGTCGTGGCGGCGGCTACGTCGTCACCGACCTGGGCAGCCTCAACGGCACCTACGTCAACCGCGACCGCATCGACGGCGACATCCCGCTGGCCGGCGGCGACGAGGTCCAGTTGGGCAAGTACCGCCTCATCTACTTCCCGGGCACCGTCGTCTCCGAAGGTGGTCAGTGAGCGGCAACGAGGCCGCGCGCGAGCAACTGCTCGGCATCGGCCAGGTCATCGCCGAGCTCTCCGAGGAGTTCCCGGACATCTCCCAGAGCCGGATCCGTTACTACGACGAGCAGGGTCTGGTCGAGCCGCGGCGCACGCCCTCGGGCTACCGCAAGTTCACCTACGGTGACGTCGAGCGGCTGCGGTTCGTGCTGCGGATGCAGAAGGACCGCTACTGGCCGCTGAGCCACATCCGTCAGGTCCTGGACCAGATGGACTCCGGCGAGGTCCCCGACACCGAGCTGCGCGCCACGTTGCGCGTGCCCCAGGTGACGCTCGCGGCCGACGGCACCCCGACGGCGCAGTCGATCACCGAGGGCGCCGGATCCACCCGCATGACCCGCGACGAGCTCCTCGACGCCGCCGGCATCGACGCCGCGACGCTCGACGAGATCGAGCAGTTCGAGCTGATCCGCCGACGCCCGCAGCAGCGGTACTACGACACCGACGACCTCGTCGTGGCCTCCCTCGTGGGCGAGCTGGCCAAGCTGGGCCTCGAGCCGCGACACCTGCGCGGCTTCCGCAGCGCGGCCGACCGCGAGCTCGGCCTGCTCGACCAGGTCATTCCCCCCGCTGCCCGCCAACAGTCCGGCGCCGCCGCCGAGCTGGCCGAACTCGCCGCGTTGGCCGTGCGCCTGCACACCGTGCTCGTTCGCGCCGGCTTGCGCAGCTGAACGGAGCCACCGATGCGTGAACTGCAGATCGTCGGAGTCCGGGTCGAGATGCCCACGAACCAGCCCCTGGTGCTGCTGCGTGAGCTGGAGGGCACCCGGTACCTGCCGATCTGGGTGGGCGCGATCGAGGCCTCGGCCATCGCCTTCGCCCAGCAGGGCACGGTGGCGCCGCGGCCGCCGACGCACGCGCTCATGGCGTCGATCATCGAAGGGCTCGGCGACGAGCTCCTGGAGGTCCGCATCGTCGACGTGCGCGACGGCGTCTTCTTCGCCGAGCTGGCGTTCGCCGGGGGAGCGGTCATCGACGCCCGGCCGTCGGACTCCATCGCCCTGGCGCTGCGCACGGGCGTGCGCGTCGTGTGCGCCGAGGACGTCCTGGACGTCGCGGGCTTCGCCCAGACCCCCGACGAGGACGAGGAGATCGCGAAGTTCCGCGAGTTCCTCGATCACGTCGATCCGGAGGACTTCGAGAAACCCTCAAGTGAAGGTTGAACGTAATAGGCGGGCCGACACGCGCGTCGGTGCGTGCGTCGAGAGACTCTCACGTCTAACTTGAGGGTACGCAAGACCACAGCGGTGTGGTTCTCTTGTTGTGGGAGGCCGGTCCAACCGGTCGCCAGGAAGGCGTGATCATGATCGATCCTCGTGACGAGGCAGCAGAGGCACAGGCGCAGGCCAGTGCCCAGGGCCTGTTGTTCGACGACGACCTCGCGCCCATGCCCCAGGACACGGGATTCCGCGGGCCGACGGCCTGCAACGCCGCCGGCATCACGTACCGCCAGCTCGACTACTGGGCCCGCACCGGCCTGGTCGAGCCCACCGTCCGCTCGGCCACCGGCTCGGGCACGGCACGGCTGTACTCCTTCAAGGACATCCTGCTGCTCAAGATCATCAAGCGTCTGCTCGACGCCGGTGTCTCGCTGCAGCAGATCCGCACCGCGATCGACCACCTGCGCGAGCGCGGCACCGAGGACCTGACCCAGGTCACGCTCATGAGCGACGGCGCCAGCGTCTACGAGTGCCGCTCCGCCAACGAGGTCATCGATCTCCTCCAGGGTGGACAGGGCGTCTTCGGCATCGCCATCGGCGGTGTCTGGAAGGAGATCGAGGGCACGCTGCACGAGCTGCCCACCGAGCGCGCCGAGGCGGCCGAGCCGCTGGCCGGCGACGAGCTCGCCGCGCGCCGCGCCGCCCGCAAGGCCAACTGACCTGTCGTCAGCCGTTCCGGCTCCGGTCGGGGTAGGCTGACGACTGCCGTTTGAAACGTGCGGGAGAGTCCCGTTCAGGGCGCCGAAGGGGCAATTCCTCCCCGGAACCTCTCAGGCCACCGGACCGCACGTCACAGGCGACTCTGAAGGCATGCCGACACCATCGGCACGACGACAGAGGGGGAGGGCCCTGTTCGTCGAGCCCTCGGAGTGACCCCATGTCGCAGCACGACCGCCAGCCCGCCACCCGCTTCGTCGACCGTCACATCGGTCCACGCGCGACCGACCAGGCCGCGATGCTCGAGCGGCTCGGGTACGACAGCCTCGAGGCGCTGATGCAGGCCGCCGTTCCGGTCGGCATCCGCTCGGCGCTGGACGGGCTGCCCGCCGCCGCCAGCGAGACCGAGGCCACCGCCCGCTTGCGCGAGCTGGCCGACCGCAACCATCCCGGCGTCTCGATGATCGGTCTGGGCTACCACCCCACGACCACGCCCGCGGTCATCCGCCGCAACGTGCTGGAGGATCCGGCCTGGTACACCGCCTACACGCCGTACCAGCCCGAGATCTCCCAGGGCCGCCTCGAGGCGCTGCTCGCCTTCCAGACCATGGTCGAGGACCTGGTCGGGCTGCCGACCGCGAACGCGTCGCTGCTCGACGAGGCGACCGCCGCCGCGGAGGCGTTGACCCTCGTGCGTCGCGCCGACCGCAAGCGCACCGACCTGCCGGTCGTCGTCGACGACGGGCTGCTGCCGCAGACGCTCGCCGTGCTGCACACCCGCGCCGAGGCGGTCGGTCTGCCGCTGGTCGAGGCAGACCTGCGTGAGGGCCTGCCGCAGGGCGACTTCAGCGGCGTCATCATCGCCTACCAGCGTGCCGACGGCGCCGTCATCGACCTGGCCCCGGTGATCGAGCAGGTCCACGCCGCCGGTGCGCTCGCCGTGGTGGTCACGGACCCGCTGGCGCAGGTGCTGCTGCGATCGCCGGGCAGCCTCGGTGCCGACGTCGTCGTCGGCTCGACGCAGCGGTTCGGCGTCCCCATGTTCTACGGCGGGCCCCATGCCGGCTTCATGGCCGTGCGCGCGGGCCTGGAGCGTCACCTGCCGGGTCGTCTCGTCGGAGTGTCCGTCGACTCGGCCGGCCGACCGGCCTACCGCCTGGCGCTGCAGACGCGCGAGCAGCACATCCGCCGGGAGAAGGCCACCTCGAACATCTGCACCGCGCAGGTGCTGCTGGCGGTGGTGGCGGCCATGTACGCCGTCTATCACGGGGCCGAGGGCCTCCGGGCGATCGCCCAGCAGGTCAACGGCCACGCCACCCGGCTGGCCGACGGCCTGCGCGCCGCGGGCATCGAGTTGGCGTCGGACCGGTTCTTCGACACGGTCACGGCGATCGTGCCCGGGCGCGCCGACGAGGTCGTGGCGGCTGCTCGCCGGTCCGGGATCCACCTGTGGCGCTTCGACGCCGACCGGGTCGGCATCGCCGTCTCGGAGCCGACGACGATCGACGACCTGAACGCCGTCCTCGCCGCGTTCGGCGCCGGCGAGCTCCCGGCGCAGGGGGAGACCTCCCTCGACGCCGACGGGCTGCGCGACGACGAGATCCTGACCCACCCCGTGTTCGTCGAGCACCGGAGCGAGACGCAGATGCTGCGTTACCTGCGTCGGCTCAGCGATCGTGACTACGCCCTCGACCGCGGCATGATCCCGCTCGGCAGCTGCACGATGAAGCTCAACTCCACGACCGAGATGGAGCCGATCAGCTGGCCCGGCTTCGCGGACCTGCATCCCTTCGTCCCGGCCGAGGACGCCGCCGGGATGATCGAGCTGGTGGAGACGCTCGAGTCCTGGCTCGCCACGGTGACCGGGTACGCCGCCGTCTCGGTGCAGCCCAACGCCGGCTCGCAGGGCGAGTTCGCCGGATTGCTCGCGATCCGCGAGTACCACCGCAGCCGGGGCGAGCAGGCCCGTGACGTGTGCCTGATCCCCAGCTCGGCGCACGGCACCAACGCCGCGTCGGCCGTCATGGCCGGGATGCGGGTCGTCATCGTCAAGGCGACCGACGCCGGCGAAGTCGATCTGGACGACCTGCGCGCCCAGTGCGAGAAGCACGCCGACGACCTCGCCGCGATCATGGTGACCTACCCCTCGACGCACGGGGTCTACGAGCACGGCATCGGCGAGCTGTGCGACATCGTCCACGAGCACGGCGGGCAGGTGTACGTCGACGGTGCCAACCTGAACGCCCTGCTCGGCCATGCCCAGCCCGGCCGGTTCGGCGGCGACGTCTCGCACCTCAACCTGCACAAGACGTTCTGCATCCCGCACGGCGGTGGCGGCCCCGGCGTGGGCCCGGTCGCGGTGGGGGAGCACCTCGTGCCGTTCCTGCCCAAGCACCCGTTCCACCCCGACGCCGCCCGGCGCGGCAGCGCGGGCACGATCAGTGCGGCCCCCTACGGATCGGCCGGCATCCTGCCGATCCCGTTCGCCTACGTCGCGATGATGGGCGCCGACGGCCTGACCGACGCGACGTCGGTGGCCGTGCTGGCGGCCAACTACGTCGCGGCGCGACTGGGCGACGCGTTCCCCGTGCTCTACACCGGCGACCACGGCCTGGTCGCCCACGAGTGCATCCTGGACCTGCGCGAGATCACCAAGAACGCGAAGCTCTCGATCGACGACGTCGCCAAGCGACTCATCGACTACGGGTTCCACGCACCGACCATGAGCTTCCCGGTGGCGGGGACCCTCATGGTCGAGCCGACGGAGTCCGAGGACCTCGCCGAGCTCGACCGGTTCTGCGAGGCGATGCTGGCGATCCGCTCGGAGATCGACCGGGTCGCGGCGGGCGAGTACGACGACCGGGACAACCCGCTGACGAGTGCGCCCCACGCCGCGCACGAGCTGGTGGACTGGACGCACCCGTACCCGATCGCCGAGGGCGTCTTCCCCGCCGGGACGACGCAGGACAAGTACTGGCCGCCGGTGGGACGCATCGACAACGCCTACGGCGACCGGAACCTGGTCTGCTCCTGCCCGCCGGCCGAAGCGTTCGCCTGATCGGCCCACCAGCAGTGGAGAAGCCGTCCCCGGCCAGCTGCACGGACGCGGCAGGCGCCGTGGCCCGGCGGCCGACCTCGAAGGCCTCGACGAGCGGGGCGTAGAAGGGCGACGGGACCGCCATGGCGGGCGAGATCAGGACGATCGGGGTGCTCGCCGGGTCATTTTGGCACCGTGAAAGACTCGGCTCTGACATGCCTGACGCACTGGTGTACGTGACCTCCGCCGCCGCCTTCGTCGCATCGTTGTTCGCTGCGTGGCACACCGCGAAGTCCTACCGCTTCAGCAACCCGCTCTTCTACGCCGTCGCGCTGGTGGAGGCGCTGCTGGTCGTGGCGCTGATCTGGGGGATCGTGGCCGTCTCCGGCACCGATCGCGACATCGAGAAGGCGCTCTACCTGTCCTACCTGGTGACGACCGTGCTGATCCCCCCAGCGGCCGTCCTGTGGGGGGTGGGTGACAAGACGCGCTGGGGCACGGGCGTGGTCGCCGTCGCCCTCTTCACCGTCTCGGTCATGCTGATCCGGACGCACCAGATCTGGCAGGGACATGGCTGAGCACGCAGGCGACACCCAGCACGGGTTCGGGCGCGCGCTGGTCGCCGTCTACGCCGTGTTCACCGTCGCGGCCACGGCCCGGTCGGTCTACCAGCTCATCGTGAAGGCCGACGAGGCGCCGGTCGCGTACGCGCTCTCGGCGGTGGCCGGTGTCGTCTACGGCGTCGCCACGTGGGCGCTGGCGACGGGCAACCGCCGCGTCGCCACCGCAGCCGTCGGCTTCGAGTTGGTCGGAGTGCTGACCGTCGGCGTGCTGAGCCTCGTCGACGACGGGCTCTTCCCGGACGCCACCGTGTGGTCCGGGTTCGGCGCGGGATACGGCTACGTCCCTCTGGTCCTGCCGTTCATCGGGCTGTGGTGGCTGCGGCGGACTCGCCGATGACCCGCCTCCGGGACCAGAAGAGCCCCGCACGCTCATACCGTGCAGGGCTGGCTCCATTCAATCCCCGCGCCGTCGCGTTCCCCGGCACCGACACGGCCCCATGAGCGACCGATCGTACGAGTTCCGGTCGGTCTGGGACGTGGCGGAGCCGCCCGAGCGGCTGTGGCACACCCTGGAGCAGTTCCTCGAGCAGGACGACCCGCTGCCGTGGTGGGACGCGGTGCGCGTCACCGCGCACCACGGTGAGGAGATCGACCTCGTCGCCCGGAGCGTGTTCGGGTACCGACTGCGATTCACGGTCTACGACCTCGAGCTCGAGCCGACCAGCGCGATGCGCTTCCGTTCGCGCGGGGACCTCGAGGGGAGCGCGGCACTGTCGTTCGAGCCCGGACGGCCCGGCCGCACCGACCTCACGATCGACTGGCGGGTCGACGCCACGGCGCCGTGGATGCGCCGCTCGGAACGGGTGCTGCGCCCGGTCTTCGTGCTGGCACACGACCTGGTCATGAGGTCTGGCGAACGCCGACTGAACCGGTGGTTGCAGCAGCGAGGCTGACCACGTCGCCGATCACGGTGATCGCGGGCGACACGGCATCGGACGCCCGGTCGGCGATCGTGCCGAGCGTCGCGATCGTGGTGCGTTGATCGGGGGAGAACCCTCGCTCGATGACCGCGGTCGGCGTCTCGGGGTCGTGTCCGGCGGCGATGAGCTCGTCCGCGGTGCTGCGCAGGCGCTTGACGCCCATGAGCATCACCAGCGTGTGGTCGCCCCGCCGCGGGAGCTCGCCGAGTGACTCGTGCCCCGTGACGACCGAGAAGCCTCGCGCGACTCCGCGGTGGGTCACGGGGATTCCGGCGGCCGCCGCCACGGCGATCGCCGACGTGACGCCCGGAACGACCTCGACCTCGATGCCGGCCTCACGGCACGCGAGCAACTCCTCCCCGCCGCGTCCGAAGACGTACGGGTCTCCGCCCTTGAGGCGGACGACGACCTTGCCCTCGCGGGCGCGGTCGACCAGCAGCGCGTTGATCTGCTCCTGAGGGATCGGGTGGTGGTCCGGCTGCTTGCCGACGTCGATGACCTCGACATCGGCCGCCAGCTCGGCCAGGACCGACTGGGGTGCCAACCGGTCGAAGACCACCACGTCGGCCTCCGCCAGCAGGCGACGTCCGCGAGCGGTCAGCAGCCCGGGGTCGCCGGGACCGCCGCCCACGAGGGCCACCAGGCCGCGCGGATGCGTGCGGTGCCGCAGGGGGAGGTCGCCGGTCTGCAACGCCGTGGCCAGCGCGTCGCGCAGCGCGGAGGCGCGGCCGGCGTCACCGCCCCCGCTGACGGCGATCGTCACGTCGTCGACCCGCGCGACGGCCGGGGTCCACGCCGTGGCCCGCTCGGGGTCGCCGCCCTTGAGGCAGAAGATCTGGCGCGCCTCGGCGTCGTCGGCGACGAGGTCGTCGACCGCCGGGACACCGGTCGCGGTCTGCACGAGCCACGCGCCGTCGAGGTCGCCGCAGTGATAGGCGCGCTCGTGCCAGGTGATCGTGCCGCGGCCGATGGCCGACGCGAGGGAGTCCGAGACGGCGGGGGAGACGACGTGGACGTCGGCGCCGGACTCGACCAGCGCGAAGGCGCGGCGGGTGGCCACGTGACCACCCCCGACCACGACGACGCGGCGTCCTTCCAGGCGCAGTCCGAGAGGGAAGATGCTCACGTGTGCAGGCCACACTCCGACTTGTCCAGACCGGCCCACCGGCCGGCCCGGGGATCCTCTCCCGGTGCGACGCGGCGCGTGCACGGCGCACAGCCGATCGACGGGTAGCCGTCGTTCAGCAGCGGATTGAGGATCACGTCGTGCTCCGCCGCGTAGTCGAGCACCCGGTCGAACGTCCAGTCGGCCAGCGGGTTGATCTTGACCAGGCCGTTCTTCTCGTCCCACGTCACGAACGGCGTGTCGGCGCGCAGCGGGCTGTCGTCACGACGAACCCCGGTGATCCAGGCCTCGTACCCGCCGAGCGTCTCGGTCAGCGGCTCGACCTTGCGCAGCTGGCAGCACAACGCGGGATCGCGCTCGAAGAGGCGCTCGCCGTACTGGGCGTCCTGCTCGGCGACGCTCTGGCGGGGCTGCACGTCGACGATCGTGAGCTGCATGGAGGACTCGACCGCGTCTCGGGTGCCCACCGTCTCGGCGAAGTGATACCCCGTCTCGAGGAAGAGCGTGTCCACCCAGGGGATGTGTCGGGCGACCACGTGGGGGAGAACGGCGTCGGCCATCGAGCACGCGACGGCCGTCAGGTCACCGAACTCCTCAGCCACCCAGGACAGCAGGGTGTCGGTGTCGCCGTCGGCGAATCGATCCTCGGCCTCCAGGGCGATCACGCGGAGCTCCGGTGTGGTGCGTCGTGTCCTGGAGATCTCCGCACGCTGGGCCAGATGGGCCGCGCGATCCCGCTCGTGCGCGAGCTGGCGCTCGCGCCGCTCGGCCAGGCTGGGGGTGCTCACGAAGCCGACACTAATGCGCGCGGGAGCACGGAGCGGTTCCGTCCAAAATGCGAACACCGGGAACCTACGGCAGGGTAGGGGCGAACCTATTGAAGGGAGTCACCCCATGTGGGACACCATTTTGTGGATTGCCGCCGTGATCATCGCGATTTTCGGCATCCTCCGGCTTGTCCAGCGCGACTTCGTGATGGGCGCCGTGCTCATCGTCATCGCACTGCTCGTCGGCCCCGGCGGCGTCAGCCTCTTTACCTGATCGACTGACGTCACGGATGGCGAACGAGGTTCGCTACACATCGACATCCATCCCGTCGGCTCTCGGCCCCGCATCGTCCTCGGACGATCGTGGAGCCAGGGGCCGGCGGGATGGTCGTTGGTGGGGCACCTCCACGCGCGCGATGCAGGGCCGGGCCGCCGACGTCTAGGGTGGCCACATGGTCCGCTACATCGACATCCACCCCGTCGACCCCCAGCAGCGCACTGTCGACCAGGCGGTCCAGGTGCTACGCGACGGTGGACTGATCGCCTACCCCACTGATTCGGGTTATGCGCTCGGCGCCCAGATCGGCAATGCCGACGCCCTGCAGCGCATCCGCACCATCCGCCAGCTCGACGACAAGCACCACTTCACGCTGGTCTGCTGCGACTTCGCCCAGCTGGGCCACTTCGTCAACGTGGCCAACACGGTGTTCCGCGCGGTCAAGGCCGCCACGCCCGGGCCGTACA
Above is a window of Aeromicrobium senzhongii DNA encoding:
- a CDS encoding phosphoadenylyl-sulfate reductase; protein product: MSTPSLAERRERQLAHERDRAAHLAQRAEISRTRRTTPELRVIALEAEDRFADGDTDTLLSWVAEEFGDLTAVACSMADAVLPHVVARHIPWVDTLFLETGYHFAETVGTRDAVESSMQLTIVDVQPRQSVAEQDAQYGERLFERDPALCCQLRKVEPLTETLGGYEAWITGVRRDDSPLRADTPFVTWDEKNGLVKINPLADWTFDRVLDYAAEHDVILNPLLNDGYPSIGCAPCTRRVAPGEDPRAGRWAGLDKSECGLHT
- the cobA gene encoding uroporphyrinogen-III C-methyltransferase, producing MSIFPLGLRLEGRRVVVVGGGHVATRRAFALVESGADVHVVSPAVSDSLASAIGRGTITWHERAYHCGDLDGAWLVQTATGVPAVDDLVADDAEARQIFCLKGGDPERATAWTPAVARVDDVTIAVSGGGDAGRASALRDALATALQTGDLPLRHRTHPRGLVALVGGGPGDPGLLTARGRRLLAEADVVVFDRLAPQSVLAELAADVEVIDVGKQPDHHPIPQEQINALLVDRAREGKVVVRLKGGDPYVFGRGGEELLACREAGIEVEVVPGVTSAIAVAAAAGIPVTHRGVARGFSVVTGHESLGELPRRGDHTLVMLMGVKRLRSTADELIAAGHDPETPTAVIERGFSPDQRTTIATLGTIADRASDAVSPAITVIGDVVSLAAATTGSVGVRQTS
- a CDS encoding GPGG-motif small membrane protein, which produces MWDTILWIAAVIIAIFGILRLVQRDFVMGAVLIVIALLVGPGGVSLFT
- the gcvP gene encoding aminomethyl-transferring glycine dehydrogenase; the encoded protein is MSQHDRQPATRFVDRHIGPRATDQAAMLERLGYDSLEALMQAAVPVGIRSALDGLPAAASETEATARLRELADRNHPGVSMIGLGYHPTTTPAVIRRNVLEDPAWYTAYTPYQPEISQGRLEALLAFQTMVEDLVGLPTANASLLDEATAAAEALTLVRRADRKRTDLPVVVDDGLLPQTLAVLHTRAEAVGLPLVEADLREGLPQGDFSGVIIAYQRADGAVIDLAPVIEQVHAAGALAVVVTDPLAQVLLRSPGSLGADVVVGSTQRFGVPMFYGGPHAGFMAVRAGLERHLPGRLVGVSVDSAGRPAYRLALQTREQHIRREKATSNICTAQVLLAVVAAMYAVYHGAEGLRAIAQQVNGHATRLADGLRAAGIELASDRFFDTVTAIVPGRADEVVAAARRSGIHLWRFDADRVGIAVSEPTTIDDLNAVLAAFGAGELPAQGETSLDADGLRDDEILTHPVFVEHRSETQMLRYLRRLSDRDYALDRGMIPLGSCTMKLNSTTEMEPISWPGFADLHPFVPAEDAAGMIELVETLESWLATVTGYAAVSVQPNAGSQGEFAGLLAIREYHRSRGEQARDVCLIPSSAHGTNAASAVMAGMRVVIVKATDAGEVDLDDLRAQCEKHADDLAAIMVTYPSTHGVYEHGIGELCDIVHEHGGQVYVDGANLNALLGHAQPGRFGGDVSHLNLHKTFCIPHGGGGPGVGPVAVGEHLVPFLPKHPFHPDAARRGSAGTISAAPYGSAGILPIPFAYVAMMGADGLTDATSVAVLAANYVAARLGDAFPVLYTGDHGLVAHECILDLREITKNAKLSIDDVAKRLIDYGFHAPTMSFPVAGTLMVEPTESEDLAELDRFCEAMLAIRSEIDRVAAGEYDDRDNPLTSAPHAAHELVDWTHPYPIAEGVFPAGTTQDKYWPPVGRIDNAYGDRNLVCSCPPAEAFA